A region from the endosymbiont of Galathealinum brachiosum genome encodes:
- a CDS encoding DNA (cytosine-5-)-methyltransferase → MSKKPVFVDLFAGCGGLSLGLEQAGFEPIFVSELNADAMESYLVNRKAKKGYPNLKDEAFSEHSIKDVIASNKHLDAIKLLKKDFGINEIDLVVGGPPCQGYSGIGHRRSHSVHKKNIPSNHLYQDMIQVIEDLQPKMFLFENVRGILTSRWTKKGAKGEIWKDVKNAFKNIEGYDIKWDLIRAYDYGVPQNRPRVLMVGIRRKKIKVSKLSKIDKPEANIKIHTESAIQAGFLPDKIENSPPDIEDLLGDLLDNKYEPKNKATLKYPKPPETVIQKEMRKMKSSSGYLTGDELKEHDYSKHSDAIVDKFTHMIEIEINGNKKKLPKEMTTKKFAQRVLPRIWKNGVPTITATSLPDDYVHYEQPRSLTVREWARLQTFPDWYQFKGKRTTGGVRRAGNPREGIHERELPKYTQIGNAVPVRLARAIGDHFISIINNSKA, encoded by the coding sequence ATGAGTAAAAAACCCGTCTTTGTTGATTTGTTTGCTGGCTGTGGTGGCCTGTCTTTAGGGTTAGAGCAAGCAGGCTTTGAGCCAATCTTTGTTAGTGAGCTCAATGCAGATGCAATGGAAAGTTATCTGGTTAATCGTAAAGCTAAAAAAGGGTATCCAAACTTAAAAGATGAAGCGTTTTCTGAGCATAGTATTAAAGACGTCATTGCATCTAATAAGCACTTAGATGCAATCAAATTATTAAAAAAAGATTTTGGTATAAATGAAATTGATTTGGTGGTCGGGGGGCCGCCTTGTCAAGGTTATTCAGGAATAGGTCATCGTCGTTCTCATTCGGTTCATAAGAAAAATATACCGTCTAATCACCTGTATCAAGACATGATTCAAGTCATTGAAGATCTTCAACCTAAAATGTTTTTATTTGAAAATGTTAGAGGAATTCTCACTTCTCGATGGACAAAAAAAGGTGCAAAGGGTGAAATCTGGAAAGATGTTAAGAATGCATTCAAAAATATAGAAGGTTACGATATAAAATGGGATCTTATTCGTGCATATGATTATGGTGTTCCACAGAATCGCCCACGAGTGCTAATGGTGGGTATTCGTAGAAAAAAGATAAAAGTGTCTAAATTATCTAAAATAGACAAACCAGAAGCAAATATAAAAATACACACGGAAAGTGCAATTCAAGCTGGATTTCTTCCGGATAAAATTGAAAACTCTCCACCTGATATAGAAGATTTACTTGGCGATTTGCTTGATAACAAATACGAGCCTAAGAATAAGGCGACACTTAAGTACCCTAAGCCACCTGAAACGGTTATTCAAAAAGAAATGCGTAAAATGAAGTCTTCATCTGGTTATTTAACAGGGGATGAGCTTAAAGAGCATGATTATAGTAAACACTCAGATGCCATTGTTGATAAATTCACTCACATGATTGAAATTGAAATTAACGGTAATAAAAAGAAACTACCAAAAGAAATGACAACTAAAAAGTTTGCTCAGAGAGTTTTGCCTAGAATATGGAAAAATGGAGTGCCGACTATAACAGCAACATCATTGCCTGATGATTATGTTCATTACGAGCAGCCACGTTCATTAACAGTAAGAGAATGGGCTAGATTACAAACTTTTCCAGATTGGTACCAATTTAAAGGTAAAAGAACTACAGGTGGAGTTAGACGAGCAGGCAACCCACGTGAAGGTATTCATGAACGTGAATTACCTAAATATACACAGATAGGTAATGCTGTACCTGTACGGCTTGCACGTGCAATTGGTGATCACTTCATCAGTATTATAAATAATTCTAAAGCATAA
- a CDS encoding nucleotide pyrophosphohydrolase gives MSSSNINDLKLRLREFAQARDWDQFHSPKNLTMALSAEVAEITEHFQWLTEEQSQNLPKENLAEVETELADTLIYLIRLADKLDIDLIAAANNKIEVNEQRYPVDKAKGSAKKYTELDR, from the coding sequence ATGAGTTCCAGTAACATAAATGACCTAAAGCTTCGCCTGCGCGAATTTGCACAAGCTCGTGACTGGGACCAGTTTCACTCACCCAAAAATCTAACCATGGCTCTCAGTGCCGAAGTAGCAGAAATCACAGAACACTTTCAGTGGTTAACTGAAGAACAAAGCCAAAACCTACCCAAAGAAAATCTTGCTGAAGTTGAAACAGAGCTGGCGGATACCTTAATTTACCTCATACGCCTGGCCGATAAGCTTGATATTGATTTAATCGCAGCTGCAAATAATAAAATTGAAGTTAATGAGCAGCGATATCCCGTGGATAAAGCTAAGGGTAGTGCAAAGAAATATACGGAACTCGATAGATGA
- a CDS encoding transporter — protein sequence MTLLFVYLFIAIGISFLCSILEAVLLSITPSYVENLKSSHSHSGELLARVKNQLDVSLSSILILNTFAHTIGAVGVGSQAVRIYGERWETLIAILLTLVILYFSEIIPKTLGATYWRKLSVPSAFIILWLVRLVYPLVWLATRLTRLFTRDKENEISREEILALATLGYKGGTLGSQETEYLSNILNLREIRTEQVLTPRSVVHMLNESMTVTDALDQEKTRHFTRMPIYRDDIDDIIGHVNDFDLYEAERAGHGAGLIKQHVKPILRVSEKLPVHKLLDYFIKQKVHMCLVEDEFGQTAGIVTLEDAIETLLGREIVDESDQVEDMQELARERYRNRLRVDKKNHVDE from the coding sequence ATGACATTATTGTTTGTTTACCTGTTTATAGCCATCGGCATTTCTTTTCTGTGCTCTATACTCGAGGCTGTTCTGCTATCCATTACTCCTAGTTATGTGGAGAATCTCAAGTCCAGCCATTCCCATTCTGGTGAGTTATTAGCCAGAGTTAAAAATCAGCTTGATGTTTCATTATCGAGCATTCTGATTTTAAATACCTTTGCCCACACCATTGGTGCGGTTGGTGTAGGCTCACAGGCGGTGCGTATTTATGGTGAGCGATGGGAAACATTAATTGCCATTTTATTAACCCTGGTTATTTTATATTTTTCAGAAATTATTCCTAAAACACTGGGTGCAACCTATTGGCGTAAACTATCTGTGCCCAGTGCCTTTATTATTCTATGGTTAGTTAGGCTGGTGTATCCACTGGTGTGGCTGGCGACACGTTTAACTCGGTTATTTACCCGTGACAAAGAGAATGAAATTAGCCGAGAAGAAATACTGGCGCTGGCTACATTAGGTTATAAAGGTGGTACGCTGGGTTCACAGGAAACAGAATATTTATCCAATATTCTTAACTTACGAGAAATTCGTACAGAGCAGGTGTTAACACCACGCAGTGTGGTGCATATGTTAAATGAATCAATGACAGTTACCGATGCGCTTGACCAGGAAAAGACCCGGCATTTTACCCGTATGCCGATTTATCGTGACGATATTGATGACATTATTGGCCATGTCAATGATTTTGACTTGTACGAAGCAGAGCGTGCTGGTCATGGTGCGGGTTTAATTAAGCAACATGTCAAACCCATACTGCGTGTTTCCGAAAAATTACCGGTACATAAATTACTGGATTATTTTATTAAACAAAAAGTACATATGTGCCTTGTTGAAGATGAGTTTGGACAAACAGCAGGTATAGTGACACTCGAAGATGCCATTGAAACATTGCTAGGCCGTGAAATTGTTGATGAGAGCGACCAGGTGGAAGATATGCAGGAACTGGCCAGGGAGCGATACCGTAATCGGTTACGTGTCGATAAAAAAAATCATGTTGATGAATAA
- a CDS encoding cold-shock protein, translating into MSTTTGTVKWFNESKGFGFIEQENGADVFAHFSAITGSGFKTLTEGQKVEFTVTDGQKGPQAENIVAL; encoded by the coding sequence ATGTCTACTACAACTGGCACCGTAAAATGGTTTAACGAATCTAAAGGTTTTGGCTTTATCGAACAGGAAAATGGCGCAGACGTTTTTGCTCATTTCAGTGCAATTACTGGTTCAGGTTTCAAAACATTAACTGAAGGCCAAAAAGTGGAATTCACTGTTACTGACGGTCAGAAAGGCCCACAGGCAGAGAACATCGTAGCACTTTAA
- a CDS encoding sulfite reductase subunit A codes for MITQRYFFKSNQLQSLLDCLQDEGYLCIGPQVRDGAIVFGPVSSVEQFPRGIHDVQAPGRYSLESTASSKYFNWANGPQAIKPLLFAPEEKLWESSQSVDGNISFKTTKPDIKPMAIIGARACDIAAMKIQDMHFLQQQSVDPCYKTRRENLLVIAVNCGHPADTCFCHSTGDGPFVDDDAEDDCFDIALTELENGFLIDANTKAGKKILTGLNLQDCTDELLAEAKSIKAHASKQQRQLPAFDIKSHLSDDLKNDVWHNIAAKCLSCGNCTSVCPTCFCYSENETPTLDGTSSVHSREWDSCFSQGHSYIHGITIRSETSQRYRQWLSHKFSYWHEQYGRSGCVGCGRCITWCPVGIDVTESVAEFKERRRD; via the coding sequence ATGATTACGCAGCGTTACTTTTTTAAGTCGAATCAATTACAGAGTTTGCTGGACTGTTTACAGGATGAAGGTTATCTCTGCATTGGCCCACAGGTTCGTGATGGGGCAATTGTGTTTGGCCCTGTATCATCTGTTGAGCAGTTTCCCCGGGGTATTCATGATGTACAGGCACCGGGACGTTATTCGCTAGAGAGCACGGCTTCCTCAAAATATTTCAACTGGGCTAATGGCCCTCAGGCTATTAAACCTTTGTTGTTTGCTCCTGAAGAAAAACTCTGGGAGAGTTCGCAGTCTGTTGACGGCAATATTTCATTTAAAACCACTAAACCCGATATTAAACCCATGGCTATTATTGGTGCCAGGGCCTGTGATATTGCTGCAATGAAAATTCAGGATATGCATTTTCTACAACAGCAGTCTGTTGACCCCTGTTACAAAACCCGACGTGAAAATTTACTGGTAATTGCGGTGAATTGCGGTCATCCGGCTGATACCTGTTTTTGTCACTCTACTGGCGACGGGCCATTTGTGGATGATGACGCTGAAGATGATTGTTTTGATATAGCATTAACAGAATTAGAGAATGGTTTTTTAATTGATGCAAACACTAAAGCCGGAAAAAAGATTCTTACTGGGCTTAACCTGCAGGATTGCACAGATGAGTTACTTGCCGAAGCTAAATCAATTAAAGCCCATGCCTCAAAACAACAAAGACAGCTACCGGCTTTTGATATTAAGTCACATTTATCTGATGATTTAAAAAATGATGTGTGGCATAACATTGCAGCAAAATGCCTTAGCTGTGGTAACTGCACATCGGTTTGCCCTACCTGTTTTTGTTACAGTGAAAATGAAACACCCACGCTTGATGGCACTTCATCTGTTCATAGTCGTGAATGGGATTCCTGTTTTAGTCAGGGGCATAGTTACATTCATGGTATTACTATTCGAAGCGAAACCAGTCAGCGTTATCGACAGTGGTTAAGCCACAAGTTCTCATACTGGCATGAGCAGTATGGTCGTTCTGGTTGTGTAGGTTGTGGGCGTTGCATTACCTGGTGCCCCGTGGGTATAGACGTAACTGAATCAGTTGCAGAGTTTAAGGAGAGACGCCGTGACTGA
- a CDS encoding Ni/Fe hydrogenase subunit gamma, which produces MKTRAELNVNPHQPHEAIILERIQEAPDLFTLRLKFTNSNIQESYAFEPGQFNMLYLYGVGEIAISIVSDPDDCHIIDHTIRVVGRVTRGMANLKTGDRIGLRGPYGRGWPMQKAKKKDVVIVTGGLGCAPVVSVINYIEQRREQYGHLNIVQGVKHSADFIWKNRYDKWREMPDTNVLLAADVGEVLWPWHVGPVTSLFDQMIFNPDNVIVMMCGPEGMMHVVCDHMLDNNVTASQLFLSMERNMQCALGHCGHCQYGSKFICKDGPVFSFDKISDLFGIKGF; this is translated from the coding sequence ATTAAAACCCGTGCTGAGCTAAACGTTAACCCACATCAGCCCCATGAAGCGATTATTCTTGAACGTATTCAGGAAGCCCCGGATTTATTTACCCTGCGCTTAAAATTTACCAATTCAAACATTCAGGAATCCTACGCGTTTGAACCCGGCCAGTTCAATATGCTGTATTTATATGGTGTGGGTGAAATTGCTATTTCAATTGTTTCTGATCCGGATGATTGTCATATTATCGACCATACCATTCGTGTTGTAGGGCGAGTTACCCGTGGAATGGCTAACCTTAAAACAGGTGATCGAATTGGTTTACGTGGCCCCTATGGTCGTGGCTGGCCAATGCAGAAAGCTAAAAAGAAAGACGTGGTTATTGTTACCGGTGGTTTGGGTTGTGCACCGGTGGTTTCGGTTATTAACTATATTGAGCAACGCCGTGAACAATATGGTCATTTAAATATTGTGCAGGGTGTTAAACACAGCGCCGATTTTATCTGGAAAAATCGTTATGATAAATGGCGCGAAATGCCTGACACAAATGTGCTGCTGGCCGCGGATGTGGGTGAAGTTTTATGGCCGTGGCATGTTGGACCGGTTACCTCACTTTTTGATCAGATGATATTTAACCCGGACAATGTAATAGTTATGATGTGCGGGCCAGAAGGCATGATGCACGTGGTTTGTGATCACATGCTGGATAATAACGTGACGGCTTCACAACTGTTTTTATCTATGGAAAGAAATATGCAATGCGCTTTGGGGCATTGCGGACATTGCCAGTATGGCAGCAAATTTATATGTAAAGACGGGCCGGTTTTTAGTTTTGATAAAATAAGTGATTTGTTTGGTATTAAGGGTTTTTAA
- a CDS encoding sulfhydrogenase subunit delta: MSKQETTKPSVAVHKFSSCDGCQLALINMGEPLLVLTQLVDIKHFAEAGPLDENAIVDIAIIEGSVSTSKDLARLQKIRDNSTYIMTIGACATSGGLQALRNMANTKEWIADIYANPSVIDSLDNSTPIKEHVKVDLELWGCPVNEQQILSAIRALLFGVLPKEENDKVCMECKRQQSVCVMVTKNEACMGPVTRTGCGALCPSVGRDCYGCYGPSENPNTNALANRLLGFGLVKEEVARRFLFINSAAKQFQQQGIRLKN, encoded by the coding sequence ATGAGTAAACAGGAAACGACTAAACCTTCTGTTGCAGTGCATAAGTTCAGTTCCTGCGATGGCTGTCAGCTTGCTCTCATTAATATGGGGGAACCTCTACTGGTTTTGACTCAACTGGTTGATATAAAACATTTTGCTGAAGCCGGTCCGCTTGATGAAAATGCAATAGTGGATATCGCTATTATTGAAGGCAGCGTTTCTACTTCGAAAGACCTTGCACGTTTACAGAAAATTCGTGATAACAGCACTTACATTATGACCATTGGTGCCTGTGCAACATCCGGTGGTTTGCAGGCATTACGCAATATGGCAAATACCAAAGAGTGGATTGCAGATATTTATGCAAATCCATCTGTTATTGATAGTCTGGATAACAGCACACCTATTAAAGAGCACGTAAAAGTTGATCTGGAATTATGGGGCTGCCCTGTAAATGAGCAACAGATTCTCAGCGCCATTCGTGCATTGTTATTTGGTGTATTACCCAAAGAAGAAAACGACAAGGTTTGCATGGAGTGTAAACGCCAGCAATCGGTTTGTGTGATGGTGACAAAAAATGAAGCCTGCATGGGCCCGGTTACCCGCACCGGCTGTGGAGCTTTGTGCCCAAGTGTTGGCAGAGACTGTTACGGTTGTTACGGCCCTTCAGAAAACCCCAATACAAACGCACTGGCAAACCGACTATTGGGTTTTGGACTAGTTAAAGAAGAAGTTGCACGACGCTTTTTATTTATTAATAGTGCTGCGAAGCAATTTCAACAACAGGGAATTCGGCTGAAAAACTAA